The following proteins are co-located in the Oenanthe melanoleuca isolate GR-GAL-2019-014 chromosome 4, OMel1.0, whole genome shotgun sequence genome:
- the ZNF330 gene encoding zinc finger protein 330, whose protein sequence is MPKKKTGARKKAENRREREKQIRASRANIDLAKHPCNASMECDKCQRRQKNRAFCYFCNSVQKLPICAQCGKTKCMMKSSDCVIKHAGVYSTGLAMVGAICDFCEAWVCHGRKCLSTHACMCPLADAECIECERSVWDHGGRIFACSFCHDFLCEDDQFEHQASCQVLEAETFKCVSCNRLGQHSCLRCKACFCDDHVRSKVFKQEKGKKPPCPKCGHETQQTKDLSMSTRSLKFGRQTGGEDADGASGYDAYWKNLSSSKTGDAGDREDEYDEDEAEDDDEDDNEERGKDSDSEATDVFSNLNLGRTYASGYAHYEESED, encoded by the exons ATGCCTAAAAAAAAGACTGGTGCTCGTAAGAAAGCCGAGAACCGTCGGGAACGCGAGAAGCAGATAAGAGCTTCCCGAGCCAACATAGACCTGGCCAAACATCCTTGTAATGCTTCAATG GAATGTGATAAGTGCCAAAG ACGACAGAAGAATAGAGCTTTTTGTTACTTCTGTAATTCAGTTCAAAAATTGCCCATTTGTGCACAATGTG gaaaaaccaAATGCATGATGAAGTCTTCAGACTGTGTTATAAAACATGCTGGTGTGTACAGTACTGGATTAGCTATGGTG GGTGCaatctgtgatttctgtgaagCCTGGGTGTGTCACGGGAGGAAGTGTCTCAGCACCCACGCGTGCATGTGCCCTCTGGCAGATGCAGAATGCATTGAGTGTGAAAGAAGTGTCTGGGACCATG GAGGCAGAATATTTGCCTGCTCGTTTTGCCATGATTTCCTCTGTGAAGATGATCAGTTTGAACATCAAGCCAGCTGCCAAGTTTTGGAAGCAGAGACATTTAAAT GTGTCTCCTGTaacaggctggggcagcactccTGCCTGCGTTGTAAG GCTTGTTTTTGTGACGATCACGTGCGAAGTAAGgttttcaagcaggagaaagggaaaaagccTCCGTGCCCTAAATGTGGCCATGAAACTCAGCAGACAAAGGATCTGAGCATGTCAA CACGCTCTTTGAAGTTTGGCCGACAGACTGGAGGAGAAGATGCAGATGGAGCTTCTGGTTATGATGCCTACTGGAAAAACCTTTCCTCCAGCAAGACTGGGGATGCAGGTGACCGTGAGGATGAATATGATGAGGATGAAGCagaagatgatgatgaagatgacaatgaggagagagggaaagattCAGATTCTGAGGCCACGGATGTATTCAGCAATTTGAATTTAGGAAGGACCTATGCTAGTGGGTATGCACATTATGAGGAATCAGAAGATTAA